The following are encoded in a window of Thermus thermamylovorans genomic DNA:
- a CDS encoding NAD(P)/FAD-dependent oxidoreductase codes for MWDVLVVGGGPAGLSAALFLARAGLKVLVLDGGRSQVLQVSRVPNYPGLLDEPSGEELLKRMREHARRYGAEVRRGVVRGVRDLGGVFEVETEEGPVEAERLLLSTHKDPTLPSLLGLARKGVHVETDEGGRTSYPRVYAAGVARGKVPGHAIVSAGDGAYVAVQLISDLRGEPYKDHAK; via the coding sequence ATGTGGGATGTCCTGGTGGTGGGCGGCGGGCCTGCAGGGCTTTCGGCCGCCCTCTTCCTGGCCCGGGCCGGCCTCAAGGTGCTGGTCCTGGACGGGGGGCGCTCCCAGGTGCTGCAGGTGAGCCGGGTGCCCAACTACCCGGGGCTTCTGGACGAGCCCTCGGGGGAGGAGCTTCTGAAGAGGATGCGGGAGCACGCCCGCCGCTACGGGGCCGAGGTGCGCCGGGGCGTGGTCCGGGGGGTACGGGACCTGGGGGGGGTCTTCGAGGTGGAGACGGAGGAGGGCCCGGTGGAGGCGGAGAGGCTCCTCCTCTCCACCCACAAGGACCCCACCCTGCCCTCCCTCCTGGGCCTGGCCCGCAAGGGGGTGCACGTGGAGACCGACGAGGGGGGGCGGACCAGCTACCCCCGGGTTTACGCCGCCGGGGTGGCCCGGGGCAAGGTGCCGGGCCACGCCATCGTGAGCGCGGGGGACGGGGCCTACGTGGCGGTGCAGCTCATCTCCGACCTCCGGGGCGAGCCCTACAAGGACCACGCCAAGTAG
- a CDS encoding SDR family NAD(P)-dependent oxidoreductase gives MGLFEGKGVLVTGAARGIGRAIARAFAREGALVALCDLRPEGREAAAEVGGFFVQADLGEERDRVRFVEEAAWALGRVDVLVNNAATGAPGSALTVKLSEWRRVLEVNLTAPMHLAALAAREMAKAGGGAIVNVASVQGLFAEQENAAYNASKGGLVNLTRSLALDLAPLGIRVNAVAPGAIATEAVLEAIALSEDPERTRRDWEDLHALRRLGRPEEVAEAVLFLASERAGFITGAILPVDGGMTASFMMAGRPV, from the coding sequence ATGGGGCTCTTTGAGGGAAAGGGGGTCTTGGTGACGGGGGCCGCCCGGGGCATCGGCCGGGCCATCGCCCGGGCCTTCGCCCGGGAGGGGGCCCTGGTGGCCCTTTGCGACCTCCGCCCCGAGGGGCGGGAGGCGGCGGCGGAGGTGGGGGGGTTCTTCGTCCAGGCGGACCTGGGGGAGGAGCGGGACCGGGTGCGCTTCGTGGAGGAGGCGGCCTGGGCCCTGGGCCGGGTGGACGTGTTGGTGAACAACGCCGCCACGGGTGCCCCGGGGTCGGCCCTCACGGTGAAGCTTTCGGAGTGGCGCAGGGTTTTGGAGGTCAACCTCACCGCCCCCATGCACCTCGCCGCCCTCGCCGCCCGGGAGATGGCCAAGGCGGGGGGCGGGGCCATCGTGAACGTGGCCAGCGTCCAGGGGCTTTTCGCCGAGCAGGAAAACGCCGCCTACAACGCCTCCAAGGGGGGGTTGGTGAACCTTACCCGCTCCCTGGCCCTGGACCTGGCCCCCCTGGGCATCCGGGTGAACGCCGTGGCCCCGGGGGCCATCGCCACCGAGGCCGTCTTGGAGGCCATCGCCCTCTCCGAGGACCCGGAGAGGACGCGGCGGGACTGGGAGGACCTCCACGCCCTAAGGCGCCTCGGGCGCCCGGAGGAGGTGGCGGAGGCGGTGCTCTTCCTGGCCTCGGAAAGGGCGGGCTTCATCACCGGGGCCATCCTCCCCGTGGACGGGGGGATGACCGCCAGCTTCATGATGGCGGGGCGCCCCGTCTAA
- a CDS encoding PASTA domain-containing protein, translating into MLLDDRYPVLETLEAREGVTLYRVEGGWVFLFQVRTPEEKERFHRYRTALKRLMDLGLVEAQVSAKPGRYYAFFPERPPVRKPPPKEALEALAPFGFGQEHLAMAEGGVAYLAPWSLGREAPPGRAFRPPARFLLGVAPGLLLVALGLWLLFQGLYRYFNPPEYAVPELVGKTAREAFLLLKDTGLQLEVVEGNDPAKPREVVLEQSPPPGTRLREGRTVRLVLNQARLNPLPDLAGLRQEEAEGRLAELGYRLAGTARVESPEPLGTVLATDPPPGTPLAPGAGVRLLLSQGAPAGPTVPLPQLTGLSREEALFLVNAAGLQAQVEEVPAGAPPGTVLAQEPPPGTPMPPGGGVRLRVAVQGEVLLPPAPPRLPEPTERALPFALHLPPEAEGRQVRLSLLDARGEHVLYEGEGQAGLRLEGTYRVQGEARFRLYLDGEPFQEWTP; encoded by the coding sequence ATGCTCTTGGACGACCGCTACCCGGTGCTGGAAACCCTGGAGGCCAGGGAGGGGGTCACCCTCTACCGGGTGGAGGGGGGGTGGGTCTTCCTCTTCCAGGTGCGCACGCCGGAGGAGAAGGAGCGCTTCCACCGCTACCGGACGGCCCTGAAACGCCTCATGGACCTGGGCCTGGTGGAGGCCCAGGTCTCGGCCAAGCCCGGGCGCTACTACGCCTTCTTCCCGGAAAGGCCTCCCGTCCGCAAACCCCCGCCCAAGGAGGCCCTGGAGGCCCTGGCCCCCTTCGGCTTTGGCCAGGAACACCTGGCCATGGCCGAGGGGGGCGTGGCCTATCTGGCCCCCTGGTCCCTGGGAAGGGAGGCCCCCCCGGGGCGGGCCTTCCGGCCACCGGCCCGCTTCCTCCTGGGGGTGGCCCCGGGCCTCCTGCTTGTGGCCTTGGGCCTCTGGCTCCTCTTCCAGGGGCTCTACCGCTACTTCAACCCACCCGAGTACGCGGTGCCGGAGCTGGTGGGCAAGACCGCCCGGGAGGCCTTCCTCCTCCTCAAGGACACCGGGCTCCAGCTGGAGGTGGTGGAGGGCAACGACCCCGCCAAGCCCCGGGAGGTGGTCCTGGAGCAAAGCCCTCCCCCGGGAACCCGGCTGAGGGAAGGGCGGACGGTGCGCCTCGTCCTCAACCAGGCCCGCCTGAACCCCCTTCCCGACCTGGCCGGCCTGCGCCAGGAGGAGGCCGAAGGCCGCCTGGCGGAACTCGGGTACCGCCTGGCAGGGACGGCCCGGGTGGAAAGCCCCGAACCCCTGGGGACGGTCCTGGCCACGGACCCCCCTCCGGGCACCCCCTTGGCCCCAGGGGCCGGGGTCAGGCTCCTCCTCTCCCAGGGTGCCCCCGCCGGGCCCACGGTGCCCCTGCCCCAGCTTACGGGCCTGAGCCGGGAAGAGGCCCTCTTCCTGGTGAACGCCGCCGGGCTCCAGGCCCAGGTGGAGGAGGTGCCCGCGGGGGCCCCCCCGGGCACGGTGCTGGCCCAGGAGCCTCCCCCGGGAACCCCTATGCCCCCAGGAGGGGGGGTGCGCCTGCGGGTGGCCGTCCAGGGGGAGGTGCTCCTCCCCCCTGCCCCTCCCAGGCTTCCCGAGCCGACGGAGCGGGCCCTGCCCTTCGCCCTCCACCTGCCTCCAGAGGCGGAGGGACGGCAGGTGCGGCTCTCCCTCCTGGACGCCCGGGGGGAGCACGTGCTCTACGAGGGGGAGGGCCAGGCCGGCCTCCGGCTGGAGGGCACCTACCGGGTCCAGGGGGAGGCCCGGTTCCGGCTGTACCTGGACGGGGAGCCCTTCCAGGAGTGGACCCCTTGA
- a CDS encoding nucleotidyltransferase domain-containing protein — protein MASEALRLRMAAWEALLEEARAYATRVRETLGEARVYLYGSVARGSFNLESDIDLLVVSPHLPKDPIERFLLLQGLNPGRVEAKGLTPEEFAKAMAKGALWWLEGALEL, from the coding sequence GTGGCCTCGGAAGCCCTTAGGCTGCGAATGGCCGCCTGGGAGGCCCTCCTGGAAGAGGCCCGCGCCTACGCCACAAGGGTGCGGGAAACCCTGGGAGAGGCCCGGGTTTACCTTTATGGCTCGGTGGCCCGGGGTAGCTTCAACCTGGAAAGCGACATCGACCTCCTGGTGGTCTCCCCCCATCTGCCGAAAGACCCCATAGAACGCTTCCTCCTCCTCCAGGGCCTCAACCCCGGGCGGGTGGAGGCCAAGGGCCTAACCCCGGAGGAGTTCGCCAAGGCCATGGCCAAGGGGGCCCTGTGGTGGCTGGAAGGGGCCTTGGAGCTATGA
- the topA gene encoding type I DNA topoisomerase: MVVESPAKARSIQKMLGPGYEVRASLGHVADLPERELGVDAERDFAPTYEVKKDKKPVVEALRQAAKGKRLLIATDPDREGEAIGWHVARLLGRDPGEPLRVEFHEITPKVVRQAVERPRPIDQNLVDAQQARRVLDRLLGYNLSPLLSLEFRKRALSAGRVQSVALRLLVEREEEIEAFQREEYWTLEGVFALGQDKALAASLHEVEGKRLWTGQGEKEGKLHLAHEAQAKALAEEARGRAYRVVQVETKERRKSPPPPFTTSTLQQAASSRLGYTAARTMRIAQRLYEGVDLPEGTVGLITYMRTDSVRVSPEALQAAREVVQKLFGPEYLPEGPRVYRNRKEGVQDAHEAIRPTDVRRTPEGVRRYLSEEEYRLYDLIWRRFIASQMRDALYEQTVVLLQDEGAKPRFTFRASGSVLRFEGYLKAWGRGDEGGGPQEGQEGEAEPPLPPVAEGARAEPVEVRAQQRFTEPPPRYTDATLVKTMEELSIGRPSTYAPTLETLEKRGYAVRKGRTLLPTPLGRQVTRYLKERFPQVVAYEFTARMEDRLDQVEEGKAPWPQVVWEFYEPFLGELSQVPKKTCPRCGRPLELKVSRYGQFLGCTGYPECTYTEPLERKKEAEPIGEACPKCGKPLVRKEGRYGSFIACSGYPECDYTRDDGEPTGHACPKCGGQVLKKRSRRGKPYYKCENNACDFLSFYPLLDRTCPSCGWPLVGKGEGACMNPACPAHDPKLIPSPKASTRAASRSEPPGASASKGGRRSRGRAASASSRGVPAPTGAKARGQGASPPKPPRDWEELRPFLNELALEERRAVEALALGEPLAPEGARLAQRALFKLRMRKGRAKKEAVAP; the protein is encoded by the coding sequence GTGGTGGTGGAGTCCCCCGCCAAGGCCAGGAGCATCCAGAAGATGCTGGGCCCCGGCTACGAGGTGCGGGCCAGCCTGGGGCACGTGGCCGACCTGCCGGAGAGGGAGCTTGGGGTGGATGCGGAGCGGGACTTCGCCCCCACCTACGAGGTGAAAAAGGACAAGAAGCCGGTGGTGGAGGCGTTGAGGCAGGCCGCCAAGGGCAAGCGCCTCCTCATCGCCACCGACCCCGACCGGGAGGGGGAGGCCATCGGCTGGCACGTGGCCAGGCTTCTGGGCCGCGATCCGGGGGAGCCTTTGCGGGTGGAGTTCCACGAGATCACCCCCAAGGTGGTGCGCCAGGCGGTGGAACGCCCCAGGCCCATCGACCAGAACCTGGTGGACGCCCAGCAGGCCCGGAGGGTCTTGGACCGGCTCCTGGGCTACAACCTCTCCCCCCTGCTTTCCCTGGAGTTCCGCAAGCGGGCCCTCTCCGCCGGCAGGGTGCAGAGCGTGGCCTTAAGGCTTTTGGTGGAGCGGGAGGAGGAGATTGAGGCCTTCCAGCGGGAGGAGTACTGGACCCTCGAGGGGGTGTTTGCCCTGGGCCAGGACAAGGCCCTTGCCGCAAGCCTCCACGAGGTGGAGGGCAAGCGGCTTTGGACCGGCCAAGGGGAAAAGGAGGGGAAGCTCCACCTGGCCCACGAGGCCCAGGCCAAGGCTTTGGCCGAGGAGGCCAGGGGGCGGGCCTACCGGGTGGTCCAGGTGGAGACCAAGGAGCGCCGCAAATCTCCCCCGCCTCCCTTCACCACCTCCACCCTGCAGCAAGCCGCTTCTAGCCGCCTGGGCTACACCGCCGCCCGCACCATGCGCATCGCCCAGCGGCTCTACGAGGGGGTGGACCTCCCCGAGGGCACCGTGGGTCTCATCACCTACATGCGCACCGACTCGGTGCGGGTTTCCCCTGAGGCCCTACAGGCCGCCCGGGAGGTGGTCCAGAAGCTCTTTGGCCCCGAGTACCTGCCCGAAGGTCCCCGGGTCTACCGGAACCGCAAGGAGGGGGTGCAGGACGCCCACGAGGCCATCCGGCCCACCGATGTGCGGCGCACCCCTGAGGGCGTGAGGCGGTACCTTTCCGAGGAGGAATACCGCCTTTACGACCTCATCTGGCGGCGCTTCATCGCCAGCCAGATGCGGGATGCCCTCTACGAGCAGACGGTGGTCCTGCTCCAGGACGAGGGTGCCAAACCCCGCTTCACCTTTCGGGCCTCGGGCTCAGTCCTCCGCTTTGAGGGGTACCTGAAGGCCTGGGGGCGGGGGGATGAGGGAGGGGGCCCGCAGGAGGGCCAAGAAGGGGAAGCGGAGCCCCCCTTGCCCCCGGTGGCGGAGGGCGCAAGGGCCGAGCCCGTGGAGGTCAGGGCCCAGCAGCGTTTTACCGAACCCCCGCCCCGCTACACCGACGCCACCCTGGTGAAGACCATGGAGGAGCTTTCCATCGGCCGCCCCTCCACCTACGCCCCTACCCTGGAAACCTTGGAAAAGCGAGGGTACGCGGTGCGCAAGGGGCGCACCCTCCTGCCCACGCCCTTGGGCCGCCAGGTGACCCGCTACCTCAAGGAACGCTTCCCCCAGGTGGTGGCCTACGAGTTCACCGCCCGCATGGAGGACCGCCTGGACCAGGTGGAGGAGGGAAAAGCCCCCTGGCCCCAGGTGGTCTGGGAGTTTTATGAGCCCTTTCTGGGGGAGCTTTCCCAGGTGCCCAAGAAGACCTGCCCTCGGTGCGGGAGGCCCCTGGAGTTAAAGGTGAGCCGTTACGGGCAGTTTTTGGGGTGCACCGGCTACCCGGAGTGCACCTACACCGAGCCCCTGGAGCGCAAGAAGGAGGCCGAGCCCATCGGGGAAGCCTGCCCCAAGTGCGGCAAGCCCTTGGTGCGCAAGGAAGGCCGGTACGGGAGCTTCATCGCCTGCTCCGGCTACCCCGAGTGCGATTACACCCGGGACGACGGCGAGCCCACGGGGCACGCCTGCCCCAAATGCGGAGGCCAGGTCCTAAAGAAGCGAAGCCGCCGGGGGAAGCCCTACTACAAGTGCGAGAACAATGCCTGCGACTTCCTTTCCTTCTACCCCCTTTTGGACCGGACCTGCCCTTCCTGCGGCTGGCCCTTGGTGGGGAAGGGGGAAGGGGCCTGCATGAACCCCGCTTGCCCGGCCCATGATCCCAAGCTGATCCCTTCCCCTAAAGCCTCCACCCGGGCCGCTTCCCGTAGCGAACCTCCCGGGGCCTCGGCTTCCAAAGGAGGAAGGCGTTCCCGCGGCAGGGCCGCTTCGGCCTCGAGCCGGGGGGTACCGGCCCCTACTGGGGCGAAGGCCCGGGGGCAGGGGGCTTCCCCACCCAAGCCGCCCAGGGACTGGGAGGAGCTGAGACCCTTCCTTAACGAGCTTGCCCTGGAGGAGCGCAGGGCGGTGGAGGCCTTGGCCCTCGGGGAGCCCCTGGCCCCGGAGGGGGCCAGGCTGGCCCAGCGGGCCCTCTTCAAGCTGCGCATGCGCAAGGGTCGGGCCAAAAAGGAAGCGGTGGCCCCCTGA
- a CDS encoding YraN family protein codes for MRGAWAEEAALRHLLGQGYRLLGRNRRTPFGEVDLLLEKEGVYVVVEVKQRASRAFGTPLEALTSRKVARLLQSARFLLGRDDLPVRLEAVLVHGTPGSYRLEHLVLEV; via the coding sequence ATGCGGGGAGCCTGGGCCGAGGAGGCCGCCCTGCGCCACCTGCTGGGCCAGGGCTACCGCCTCCTGGGCCGAAACCGCCGCACCCCCTTCGGGGAAGTGGACCTCCTCCTGGAAAAGGAGGGGGTCTACGTGGTGGTGGAGGTGAAGCAGCGGGCCTCCCGGGCCTTCGGCACCCCCCTCGAGGCCCTCACCTCCAGGAAGGTGGCCCGCCTCCTCCAAAGCGCCCGCTTCCTCCTCGGGCGGGACGACCTCCCGGTGCGCCTGGAGGCCGTCCTGGTCCACGGAACCCCGGGGAGCTACCGGCTTGAGCACCTGGTCCTGGAAGTGTAA
- a CDS encoding VanW family protein, which yields MRPFWALALLWTLQAVGQGTGAIFEALLVLEEDVIEEGRLVTYTGVQRYPVASEAELLALLRRLARDPRPPRFILQEGRWWGVEKKGIAFEEAEALAAYREALGAGRRSFRLPARHTPPSPSLRDLYALGVREHLATGETDFRGSSRERTHNLLLASSRLDGLLVPPGAFSFNRALGPITREAGYQEAFVIVGDRTEQGVGGGVCQVSTTLFRAFFFAGLPILERHAHSYQVAYYKPTGLDAAVVQPYKDLRALNDTPGAIWVQASAQGTTLRFHLFGTRDREVRWEGPFVSDRRPPPPPREIPDPSLPPGARRQVDFAAEGARVEVRRSVRYRDGRVREDRVVSLYRPWGAVYLVGPSPPRGAPPAPRGGGGGAP from the coding sequence ATGCGCCCTTTTTGGGCCCTCGCCCTTCTCTGGACCCTCCAGGCCGTAGGCCAGGGGACCGGAGCGATCTTCGAGGCCCTTCTGGTCCTGGAGGAAGACGTCATCGAGGAAGGCCGCCTGGTCACCTACACCGGGGTCCAGCGCTACCCTGTGGCCTCGGAGGCGGAGCTTTTGGCCCTCCTCCGGAGGCTCGCCCGCGACCCCCGGCCCCCCCGGTTCATCCTCCAGGAGGGGCGGTGGTGGGGGGTGGAGAAGAAGGGCATCGCCTTTGAGGAAGCCGAGGCCCTCGCCGCCTACCGGGAGGCCCTGGGGGCGGGGCGGAGGAGCTTCCGCCTGCCCGCGCGCCACACCCCCCCTAGCCCGAGCCTCCGAGACCTCTACGCCCTGGGGGTCAGGGAGCACCTGGCCACGGGGGAGACGGACTTCCGGGGCTCCAGCCGGGAGCGCACCCATAACCTGCTCCTGGCCTCCAGCAGGCTGGACGGCCTCCTCGTTCCTCCGGGGGCCTTTTCCTTCAACCGGGCCTTGGGGCCCATCACCCGCGAGGCGGGCTACCAGGAGGCCTTCGTCATCGTGGGGGACCGCACGGAACAGGGGGTGGGGGGTGGGGTCTGCCAGGTCTCCACCACCCTCTTCCGGGCCTTTTTCTTCGCGGGCCTCCCCATCCTGGAGCGCCACGCCCACAGCTACCAGGTGGCCTACTACAAGCCCACGGGCCTGGACGCCGCCGTGGTCCAGCCCTACAAGGACCTGAGGGCCCTGAACGACACCCCAGGGGCTATCTGGGTGCAGGCCTCCGCCCAGGGCACCACCCTCCGCTTCCACCTTTTCGGCACCCGGGACCGGGAGGTGCGCTGGGAGGGGCCTTTCGTCTCCGACCGCAGGCCGCCCCCGCCCCCCAGGGAGATCCCGGACCCCTCCCTGCCCCCCGGGGCCCGCAGGCAGGTGGACTTCGCCGCCGAGGGGGCCAGGGTGGAGGTGCGCCGCTCGGTGCGTTACCGGGACGGGAGGGTCCGCGAAGACCGGGTGGTGAGCCTCTACCGCCCCTGGGGGGCGGTGTACCTGGTGGGGCCTAGCCCACCTCGAGGAGCACCGCCCGCTCCACGGGGAGGAGGCGGTGGGGCTCCGTGA
- a CDS encoding alanyl-tRNA editing protein codes for MRLYQRDSYATRFQAQVVRAWSDEKGHYAVLSETLFYPESGGQPADTGVLKGAFGEVRVLHAYEEGKAFGDVVHVLSAPMPEGVEVEGEIDWPRRFRHMQRHTAQHLLSQALLRAGGYHTVAVSLDGPICTVDLEEEAEEARLQEAEALANFAVYADYPVEAFFVSQEELAQYPLRRPPKVQGKVRLVRIGDFDLAACGGTHLKTSAQAGPIKVLRWERYKGGSRVHFLAGWEALEDYHAKHALLMRLALGFSTHPLDLEKPIQKLREELYALKGENLALRESLVQALLPRALEEGVLLVPGPILGELAKRLLEWSGRDFLLVSPEGRFALLGPRRQEILERLKALGAKGGGKEVVQGSLPKDKVAAALDPGLVS; via the coding sequence GTGAGGCTTTACCAACGGGACAGCTACGCCACCCGCTTCCAGGCCCAGGTGGTGCGGGCCTGGAGCGACGAGAAGGGGCACTATGCCGTGCTTTCCGAAACCCTCTTCTACCCGGAGTCCGGCGGCCAGCCCGCGGACACCGGGGTCCTGAAGGGGGCCTTCGGCGAGGTGCGGGTCCTCCACGCCTACGAGGAGGGGAAGGCCTTTGGGGACGTGGTCCACGTGCTCTCCGCCCCCATGCCCGAGGGGGTGGAGGTGGAGGGGGAGATCGATTGGCCAAGGCGCTTCCGCCACATGCAGCGCCACACCGCCCAGCACCTCCTCTCCCAGGCCCTCCTCAGGGCCGGGGGGTACCACACGGTGGCCGTGAGCCTGGACGGGCCCATCTGCACCGTGGACCTCGAGGAGGAGGCGGAGGAGGCCAGGCTGCAAGAGGCCGAAGCCCTGGCCAACTTCGCCGTCTACGCCGACTACCCGGTGGAGGCCTTCTTCGTTTCCCAAGAGGAGCTCGCCCAATACCCCCTGCGCCGCCCTCCCAAGGTGCAGGGGAAGGTGCGCCTGGTGCGGATCGGGGACTTCGACCTGGCGGCCTGCGGGGGCACCCACCTCAAGACCAGCGCCCAGGCGGGGCCCATCAAGGTGCTCCGGTGGGAGCGGTACAAGGGGGGAAGCCGGGTCCACTTCCTGGCGGGGTGGGAGGCCCTGGAGGACTACCACGCCAAGCACGCCCTCCTCATGCGCCTGGCCCTCGGCTTCTCCACCCATCCCCTGGACCTGGAAAAGCCCATCCAGAAGCTCCGGGAGGAGCTTTACGCCCTCAAGGGGGAAAACCTGGCGCTAAGGGAAAGCCTGGTCCAGGCGCTTCTGCCCCGGGCCCTGGAGGAGGGGGTGCTCCTGGTGCCTGGACCCATCCTGGGAGAACTCGCCAAGCGGCTTCTGGAGTGGAGCGGAAGGGACTTTCTCCTCGTCTCCCCCGAGGGGCGCTTTGCCCTTCTTGGCCCCCGGCGCCAGGAGATCCTGGAGAGGCTCAAGGCCCTGGGGGCCAAGGGCGGGGGGAAGGAGGTGGTCCAGGGTAGCCTGCCCAAGGACAAGGTGGCCGCGGCCTTGGACCCGGGCCTCGTAAGCTAG
- a CDS encoding pseudouridine synthase yields the protein MRGERLDKLLARLGLGSRKEVARLVRAGRVRVAGEAVRDPGFHVPEGVSVEVDGKPLALRRHHHILLHKPAGYVTSRAEGPSVYALLEGFPTRDLSPVGRLDKDTEGLLLFTTDGELLHRLTHPRRKVAKRYRVHLERPATEEDQRAFAEGLFLDGERLLPAELSFGEDPTRVELVLWEGRFHQVKRMFQARGNRVLYLKRLALGPLALGDLPLGKARPLAPEEEAALYQAVGLAGQEA from the coding sequence ATGAGGGGGGAAAGGCTCGACAAGCTCCTGGCCCGCCTGGGCCTGGGGAGCCGCAAGGAGGTGGCCCGCCTGGTGCGGGCCGGGCGGGTGCGGGTGGCGGGGGAGGCGGTGCGGGACCCGGGCTTTCACGTGCCGGAAGGGGTTTCCGTGGAGGTGGACGGGAAGCCCCTGGCGCTTCGCCGCCACCACCACATCCTCCTGCACAAGCCCGCGGGGTACGTGACGAGCCGGGCCGAGGGGCCCAGCGTTTACGCCCTTTTGGAGGGGTTTCCCACCCGGGACCTCTCCCCGGTGGGCCGCCTGGACAAGGACACGGAGGGGCTCCTCCTCTTCACCACCGACGGGGAACTCCTCCACCGCCTCACCCACCCCCGGCGCAAGGTGGCCAAGCGCTACCGGGTCCACCTGGAGCGCCCGGCCACGGAGGAGGACCAAAGGGCCTTCGCGGAGGGGCTCTTCTTGGATGGGGAAAGGCTTTTGCCCGCGGAGCTCTCCTTCGGGGAGGACCCCACCCGGGTGGAGCTCGTCCTCTGGGAGGGGCGCTTTCACCAGGTGAAGCGCATGTTCCAGGCCCGGGGAAACCGGGTCCTCTACCTGAAGCGCCTCGCCTTGGGCCCCTTGGCGCTGGGGGATTTGCCCCTAGGGAAGGCCCGCCCCCTCGCCCCGGAGGAGGAGGCGGCCCTTTACCAGGCGGTAGGTTTGGCGGGCCAGGAGGCCTAA
- a CDS encoding HEPN domain-containing protein, with protein MAPLDREEWARWHAQARHTLASGKQDLEEGDHDWASFKAHQAGEYALKGLLRGLGRPAFGHALIRLLQALKEAGHEVPEALEEKARTLDAHYIPARYPDAYPEGSPYEYYTRARAEEALRAAEGVLKWAEEVWRGLGSP; from the coding sequence ATGGCACCCCTGGACCGGGAGGAATGGGCAAGATGGCACGCGCAAGCCCGGCATACCCTGGCCTCCGGAAAGCAGGACCTGGAGGAAGGGGACCACGACTGGGCCAGCTTTAAGGCCCACCAGGCAGGGGAATACGCCCTTAAGGGGCTGCTACGGGGACTGGGACGGCCCGCCTTTGGACACGCCCTGATCCGCCTGCTCCAGGCGCTGAAGGAAGCGGGCCATGAGGTCCCCGAAGCCTTGGAAGAAAAGGCGCGCACCCTGGACGCCCATTACATTCCCGCCCGCTATCCCGATGCCTACCCCGAGGGAAGCCCCTACGAGTACTACACGCGGGCCCGGGCTGAGGAGGCCCTAAGGGCCGCCGAGGGCGTTCTGAAATGGGCAGAGGAGGTTTGGCGTGGCCTCGGAAGCCCTTAG